Proteins co-encoded in one Hymenobacter swuensis DY53 genomic window:
- a CDS encoding DinB family protein, giving the protein MSLFLTPPAAPEYAPFYHTYVKLITGDPLEALRRQPQELRQLLAGLTEEQTLFRYAPGKWSIKENLVHMLDTERIFAYRALRIGRGDTTALPGFEQDDYVPASGADARPLADILHEYDTVRAATLSLLESFTAEAVGRLGTASGQPVSVRALAYILSGHEAHHLNLLRERYLPGLQ; this is encoded by the coding sequence ATGAGCCTGTTTCTCACGCCGCCCGCTGCCCCCGAGTACGCCCCGTTCTACCATACCTACGTGAAGCTAATCACCGGCGACCCGCTGGAAGCGTTGCGCCGGCAGCCCCAAGAGTTGCGCCAGCTGCTGGCCGGCCTCACGGAGGAGCAGACGCTGTTTCGCTATGCCCCCGGCAAGTGGAGCATCAAAGAAAATCTGGTACACATGCTCGATACGGAGCGTATCTTCGCTTACCGCGCCCTGCGCATCGGTCGGGGCGACACAACGGCCCTGCCCGGTTTCGAGCAGGACGACTACGTGCCCGCCTCCGGCGCTGACGCCCGCCCGCTGGCCGACATCCTGCACGAGTACGACACCGTACGGGCCGCCACGCTGAGTTTGCTGGAGTCGTTTACGGCGGAGGCCGTGGGCCGGCTGGGCACGGCCAGCGGCCAGCCCGTGAGCGTGCGGGCCCTGGCCTACATTCTGTCCGGCCACGAGGCACATCACCTGAATTTGCTGCGCGAGCGGTATTTGCCCGGGCTGCAATAA
- a CDS encoding YdcF family protein has translation MRRLLTRILGGLLVLLLLAAGGIACSGLTVRPKPADCLVVPGNTVNPDGSLSPRLRARLDEALRLYRTGLSPLIFVSGGLGREGHYEGTAMQRYLVGQGIPAHAIVVDNAGNNTEATARNFARLARARHLKSAVVVSQFFHLPRTQLLLRQQGVSTVSASAARYWELRDVYALLREVPAYAKAWLF, from the coding sequence ATGCGCCGGCTCCTAACCCGAATCCTGGGCGGTTTGCTGGTGCTGCTGCTGTTGGCCGCCGGTGGCATTGCCTGTTCGGGCCTCACCGTCCGCCCCAAACCCGCCGACTGCCTGGTGGTGCCCGGCAATACCGTGAACCCCGACGGCAGCCTCTCCCCGCGCCTGCGGGCCCGCCTCGATGAGGCACTGCGCCTGTACCGCACCGGCCTGAGCCCACTGATTTTTGTGAGTGGTGGGCTGGGTCGGGAAGGGCACTACGAGGGCACTGCTATGCAACGCTATCTGGTGGGGCAAGGCATCCCGGCCCATGCTATTGTGGTAGATAATGCAGGCAACAACACCGAAGCTACGGCCCGCAATTTTGCCCGCCTAGCCCGGGCACGCCACCTAAAGTCGGCCGTGGTGGTGTCGCAGTTCTTCCATCTGCCGCGCACCCAACTGTTGCTGCGGCAGCAAGGCGTGTCCACGGTATCGGCCTCGGCGGCCCGCTACTGGGAGTTGCGCGACGTTTACGCCCTACTGCGTGAGGTGCCGGCATACGCCAAGGCCTGGCTTTTCTGA
- a CDS encoding YkvA family protein has translation MSSLVEKGLSISKNALFSVFLNRAGKLLGRPFKVVMVLNEVANKLASKDSGDNKFKQVFDVGRTLVRLVRNYISGEYRQIDTGTIVSALGVLLYTLSPVDLVPDFVPVVGFLDDLALISWFIEKFQGEILRFREWEETHAAQETDDIPAASKTLKASNTNAQNAPAVAELGHS, from the coding sequence ATGTCCTCTCTCGTCGAAAAAGGTCTTTCGATTTCCAAAAACGCGCTGTTCAGCGTGTTCCTGAACCGCGCCGGTAAGCTGTTGGGCCGCCCTTTTAAGGTGGTCATGGTGCTCAACGAAGTAGCCAACAAGCTCGCCAGCAAAGATAGCGGCGACAATAAATTCAAGCAGGTGTTCGATGTGGGCCGCACGCTCGTGCGGCTGGTGCGCAACTACATCAGCGGCGAGTACCGCCAGATTGATACCGGCACCATCGTGTCGGCGCTGGGCGTGTTGCTCTACACTCTGTCGCCGGTTGACCTGGTTCCGGACTTTGTTCCGGTAGTTGGTTTTCTGGATGATCTGGCTTTGATCAGCTGGTTTATTGAGAAATTCCAGGGCGAAATTCTGCGCTTCCGGGAGTGGGAAGAAACCCACGCTGCCCAGGAAACGGATGATATTCCGGCAGCTTCCAAAACGCTGAAAGCCTCCAACACCAACGCCCAGAACGCGCCCGCCGTGGCTGAATTGGGTCACTCGTAA
- a CDS encoding S46 family peptidase, with translation MRIRTRLALLALTFLTALPAARADEGMWLPLLLKQLNEADMQKKGLKLTAEQIYSINQGSLKDAIVQFGGGCTGEIISDQGLLLTNHHCGYSQIQSHSSVEKDYLTNGYWAMDRSQELPNPGLTATFIVRMEDVSSQVLAGVPTTGIVEAEREKLVQANGQRVAHAAVQGTGYQAFVRPMFNGNEYYLFVTEVFQDIRLVGAPPSSIGKFGGDTDNWAWPRHTGDFSIFRIYAGPDNKPAPYSPDNKPFKPRHHLPISLGGVQPGDFTMVFGFPGRTNEYLTSWGVEETYAVSNPAKINVRDAKLRVLDADMKASDKVRIQYAAKYASIANYWKKWIGENRGLKKLDAVRVKQQQEQVFQQWAESGDAARRAAFATLLPDLKRNYATARDYTLARDYVTEAALGVELMAYANSLLPLLELADNKVPAAELAAAAEKTRKGSVGFFRNYSAHTDQKVAAQLLPLYAAGTPAALLPAYVKTLQGQYTGPGGWTAYAAQLYGKSKLTTQESAFAVLDEVAKGNVQTLRQDPAVLLAQAIIGNYRTVILPTYTAATDNIALLQRTYVAGLRLQQPERKFYPDANSTLRLAYGQVAGYEPADGTKYDFYTTLDGIMEKADPTNPEFEVPARLAELYKNKDFGPYAYKGTVPVAFIATNHTTGGNSGSPVINGRGELIGTNFDRNWEGTMSDIMFDPDRVRNITLDVRYMLFVVDKFAGAGHLVKEMTLVGSANDTAPASNGKKLEKVKVKRKPAKEKA, from the coding sequence ATGCGCATCCGTACCCGGCTGGCTTTGCTGGCCCTTACCTTCCTGACTGCCCTGCCGGCCGCCCGCGCCGATGAAGGCATGTGGCTGCCGCTGCTGCTCAAGCAGCTCAACGAGGCCGACATGCAGAAAAAAGGCCTCAAGCTCACCGCTGAGCAGATTTATTCCATCAACCAGGGCAGCCTCAAGGATGCCATTGTCCAGTTTGGCGGTGGCTGCACCGGCGAAATCATTTCCGACCAAGGCCTGCTCCTGACCAACCACCACTGTGGCTATAGTCAGATTCAGAGCCATTCCTCCGTCGAGAAAGACTACCTCACCAACGGCTACTGGGCCATGGACCGCAGCCAGGAATTGCCCAATCCGGGCCTTACGGCCACTTTCATTGTGCGCATGGAGGACGTGAGCAGCCAAGTGCTGGCTGGCGTGCCTACCACGGGCATTGTGGAAGCGGAACGCGAGAAGCTGGTGCAGGCTAATGGGCAGCGCGTGGCCCATGCTGCCGTGCAGGGCACCGGCTATCAGGCCTTTGTGCGCCCCATGTTTAACGGCAATGAGTACTACCTGTTCGTGACGGAGGTATTTCAGGACATCCGGCTGGTGGGCGCGCCCCCGAGCAGTATCGGCAAGTTCGGCGGCGACACCGATAACTGGGCCTGGCCCCGCCACACCGGCGACTTTAGCATCTTCCGCATCTACGCCGGCCCCGATAACAAGCCGGCCCCTTACTCTCCCGATAACAAGCCCTTCAAGCCTCGCCACCACCTGCCCATTTCCCTGGGCGGCGTGCAGCCCGGCGACTTTACCATGGTGTTCGGCTTCCCGGGCCGCACCAACGAGTACCTCACCAGCTGGGGTGTGGAGGAAACCTATGCCGTCTCGAACCCGGCCAAAATTAATGTACGCGACGCCAAGCTGCGGGTGCTGGATGCCGATATGAAGGCTTCTGATAAGGTGCGGATTCAGTACGCGGCCAAATACGCCAGCATTGCCAACTACTGGAAAAAGTGGATTGGCGAGAACCGGGGCCTCAAAAAGCTCGATGCCGTACGCGTGAAGCAGCAGCAGGAACAGGTGTTTCAGCAGTGGGCTGAAAGCGGCGACGCTGCCCGCCGCGCTGCCTTTGCCACGCTGCTCCCCGACCTGAAACGCAACTACGCCACTGCCCGCGACTACACCCTGGCCCGCGACTACGTAACGGAAGCCGCCCTGGGAGTGGAGCTGATGGCCTATGCCAACAGCCTGCTGCCGTTGCTGGAACTGGCCGATAACAAGGTACCCGCCGCCGAATTGGCCGCCGCTGCCGAAAAAACCAGAAAAGGGTCCGTGGGCTTCTTCCGCAACTACAGTGCCCATACTGACCAGAAAGTAGCCGCCCAGCTGCTGCCGCTTTACGCTGCCGGCACCCCGGCCGCGCTGCTGCCGGCCTACGTCAAAACCCTGCAGGGACAGTACACCGGCCCCGGCGGGTGGACGGCGTATGCGGCCCAACTATATGGCAAATCAAAGCTTACCACTCAGGAATCGGCCTTTGCGGTGCTGGATGAGGTAGCCAAGGGCAATGTGCAAACGCTTCGTCAGGACCCGGCTGTGCTACTGGCGCAGGCCATCATCGGGAACTACCGCACGGTCATTCTGCCTACGTATACCGCTGCCACCGATAACATTGCTCTGCTCCAGCGCACGTACGTGGCCGGCCTGCGCCTGCAGCAGCCCGAGCGGAAATTCTACCCCGATGCCAACTCTACCCTGCGCCTCGCCTACGGCCAAGTAGCCGGCTATGAGCCCGCCGACGGCACCAAATACGACTTCTACACCACCCTCGACGGTATTATGGAGAAGGCCGACCCCACCAACCCCGAGTTTGAAGTGCCCGCCCGCCTTGCTGAGCTGTACAAAAACAAGGATTTTGGTCCTTACGCCTATAAAGGTACCGTGCCCGTGGCCTTCATTGCCACCAACCACACCACCGGCGGCAACTCCGGCTCCCCCGTCATCAACGGCCGGGGCGAGCTGATTGGCACCAACTTCGACCGAAACTGGGAAGGCACCATGTCCGACATCATGTTCGACCCCGACCGGGTGCGCAACATCACCCTGGATGTGCGTTACATGCTGTTCGTGGTGGATAAATTCGCCGGAGCCGGCCACCTGGTGAAGGAAATGACCCTAGTGGGCTCCGCTAACGACACCGCCCCAGCCAGCAACGGCAAGAAGCTGGAGAAAGTGAAGGTGAAGCGCAAACCAGCTAAGGAAAAAGCGTAG
- a CDS encoding metal-dependent hydrolase family protein — MRLLWSFATALLFSITWSTSAQTSSSAPQPALLLRPAAVFDGETLHPGWAVLTEDSKIKAVGPAAQLQAPAGAQVLELPGLTLLPGLIEGHSHLLLHPYNETPWNDQVLLESEALRVARATVHARATLAAGFTTARDLGSEGAGFADVGLKQAIDQGLIPGPRLLVATRALVATGSYGPKLSADVDVPQGAQEADGVDSIVRAVREQMGKGADIIKVYADYRWGPNESSRPTFSQEELNLIVQTARSAGRPVVAHASTPEGMRRATLAGVQTIEHGDGGTLEVFRLMKQRGVALCPTVAAGEAISRYRGWQPGTTPEPERIRQKRESMRLALQSGVELAIGGDVGVFAHGDNLREAEQLVRTYGLTPLQVLRGLTATNARLFQLPDRGRLQPGLLADLIAVSGDPTQDVAALRQVRLVVKGGVITKQ; from the coding sequence ATGCGTCTTTTGTGGTCTTTTGCAACCGCCCTGCTTTTCAGCATTACCTGGTCAACTTCCGCTCAGACTTCTTCCTCCGCCCCTCAACCGGCCCTGCTCCTGCGCCCCGCCGCCGTGTTCGACGGTGAAACCCTGCACCCGGGTTGGGCGGTACTCACGGAGGACAGTAAGATAAAAGCCGTAGGTCCCGCCGCCCAGCTCCAGGCTCCGGCCGGCGCGCAGGTGCTGGAGTTGCCGGGCCTTACGCTGCTGCCCGGCCTTATTGAAGGCCACAGTCACCTGCTGCTCCACCCCTACAATGAAACTCCGTGGAACGACCAGGTACTGCTGGAATCGGAAGCATTGCGGGTGGCCCGAGCTACGGTACACGCCCGCGCTACCTTGGCCGCCGGCTTCACCACCGCCCGCGACCTGGGCTCAGAAGGAGCTGGCTTTGCCGATGTAGGGTTGAAACAGGCCATTGACCAGGGCCTGATACCCGGGCCGCGTCTACTCGTAGCCACCCGGGCCCTGGTAGCTACCGGCAGCTACGGCCCCAAGCTTTCCGCCGACGTAGACGTGCCCCAGGGCGCGCAGGAAGCCGACGGCGTGGACAGCATCGTGCGGGCCGTGCGCGAGCAGATGGGCAAGGGAGCCGATATTATTAAGGTGTACGCCGACTACCGCTGGGGGCCCAACGAGTCCAGCCGCCCTACCTTCTCGCAGGAAGAACTGAACCTGATTGTACAAACCGCCCGCAGTGCCGGCCGCCCCGTGGTGGCCCACGCCAGCACGCCCGAAGGCATGCGCCGCGCCACGCTGGCCGGCGTGCAAACCATTGAGCACGGCGACGGGGGCACGCTGGAAGTATTCCGGCTGATGAAGCAGCGCGGGGTAGCCCTCTGCCCTACCGTGGCCGCCGGCGAGGCCATTTCGCGCTACCGGGGCTGGCAGCCCGGTACCACGCCCGAGCCGGAACGCATCCGCCAGAAGCGGGAAAGCATGCGGCTGGCCCTGCAAAGCGGTGTGGAATTGGCCATCGGGGGCGACGTGGGGGTGTTTGCGCACGGCGACAACCTACGAGAAGCCGAGCAGCTGGTACGTACCTACGGCCTCACGCCTCTGCAGGTGCTACGCGGCCTCACCGCCACCAACGCCCGCCTGTTCCAGCTTCCTGACCGGGGCCGCCTCCAGCCCGGCCTCCTCGCCGACCTCATTGCTGTTTCCGGTGACCCCACCCAGGATGTGGCCGCCCTACGGCAGGTACGGCTGGTGGTGAAAGGTGGAGTAATTACAAAACAATAG
- a CDS encoding glycosyltransferase family 2 protein has translation MHFTVITPTHNRRAYLPEAIDSVRATVAAPLDFSFEHLICENASTDGTAEWLEETIEQQDDVVRVRTQTTLLKAGPARNLLIREDAPADTWIVPLDDDDLLLQRALYHYAREIEQAPGRPWLVADFLRVDQDRRYLPSEDYYAWRFETPQDMLRAIFRAEHFIQGNVCYSRELFDAVGGYDEEIEMAEDLDLYVRFLLAGHLPVICPHISHLHRFHTSNVSIGVDADKHAQDLRIIYDKYAGQLQKQGIERP, from the coding sequence ATGCACTTTACTGTTATTACCCCGACCCATAACCGCCGCGCCTACCTGCCCGAAGCCATCGACAGCGTGCGGGCCACCGTTGCGGCTCCGCTTGATTTTTCTTTCGAGCATCTGATCTGCGAAAACGCCAGCACCGACGGTACCGCCGAATGGCTGGAGGAAACGATTGAACAGCAGGACGATGTGGTGCGCGTACGCACCCAGACTACGCTGCTCAAGGCGGGCCCTGCCCGCAACCTGCTCATTCGGGAAGATGCACCTGCTGACACCTGGATTGTACCCCTGGACGACGACGACCTGTTGCTGCAGCGTGCCCTCTACCACTACGCCCGCGAAATTGAGCAGGCGCCCGGTCGACCCTGGCTGGTGGCCGATTTCCTGCGCGTGGACCAAGACCGGCGTTACCTGCCCAGTGAGGATTATTACGCTTGGCGCTTTGAAACTCCCCAGGATATGCTGCGCGCCATTTTCCGGGCCGAGCACTTCATCCAGGGTAATGTGTGCTACAGCCGGGAACTGTTCGACGCGGTAGGCGGCTACGACGAGGAAATTGAAATGGCTGAGGACTTAGACCTGTACGTGCGGTTTCTGCTGGCCGGCCACCTGCCTGTTATCTGTCCCCACATTAGCCACCTGCACCGCTTCCACACCAGCAACGTCAGCATCGGCGTGGATGCTGACAAGCACGCCCAAGACTTACGCATCATTTACGATAAATACGCCGGGCAGCTACAGAAGCAAGGCATTGAACGGCCGTAG